One genomic segment of Novisyntrophococcus fermenticellae includes these proteins:
- a CDS encoding PEP/pyruvate-binding domain-containing protein: MGAFEKVDSGMPGLDDMLHYIRLGDNVVWQVSSLEDYLLFTEPFARQAVEDGRNVIYIRFAAHPPVLKDLSGIKVYELDASVGFENFTIYVHNIITKEGKGTIYFFDSLSDLQVAWSTDLMMGNFFCVTCPYLFELNTIAHFPVLRSHHSFAALARIRETTQLLLDVYSDENVRYLHPIKVWNRYSPEMFLPHRMEKDGTFFVLTDGVDMSAFYSLLHAQSTFQGKQDLDSYERFFQEAMDSYLNSGELHEKVMKKIVFSMMTRDPRISALILKNLEPEDYFFIKDRMIGTGTIGGKSCGMLIARKLLELHLPEYKSHMEPHDSFFIGTDVFYSYIVNNGYWRLRIKQRNEDTYFTAGEKLQESMLHGSFPESIREQFRRMLGYFGQSPIIVRSSSFLEDSFGSAFAGKYESVFCANAGSPAENLKNFERAVRSVYASTMDRSALEYRRNRNLSQSEEQMAILVQRVSGTRFGEYFMPCAAGTGFSYSLYRWSNDLDPGAGMLRLVAGMGTRAVDRTDGDYPRLVNLDKPDRTPLTSVDQKHQFSQRNMDVITFAKNKLESIDAYSLLSKLPAWYKKIIAEHDWEAERYFRERGQARQVLFISCEGVIKNQAYITMMQDILKTLEEQYGVPVDIEYTVNFNKGGNFVVNLLQCRPLTVWKSTGSISLPDLKREDTLFKVKKSFMGNTAEQMIDLVVWIDSGQYYKFPYARKSLIVLAIDQINSYYKGSGKRILLAVPGRIGTSSPDLGIPVSFSNISNFHVICEYSDGRTGYMPELSYGSHMFQDLVEADIFYTAIFENENTVVFNKEFWDGKDSIFSEICPEFEELEDIISVYETDLLSLYADFQGQTVLCGTIHQ, from the coding sequence ATGGGAGCTTTTGAAAAAGTGGATTCCGGTATGCCGGGCCTTGATGATATGCTGCATTACATTCGGCTGGGTGATAATGTTGTCTGGCAGGTTTCCTCTCTGGAGGACTACCTGTTGTTCACAGAGCCTTTTGCCCGGCAGGCTGTGGAAGACGGCCGTAACGTAATCTATATCCGCTTTGCCGCGCACCCTCCTGTTTTGAAAGATTTATCCGGTATTAAGGTCTATGAGCTAGATGCCTCTGTCGGTTTTGAGAATTTCACGATTTACGTCCATAACATCATTACCAAAGAAGGGAAGGGAACCATCTATTTCTTCGATTCGCTCTCTGATCTTCAAGTAGCGTGGTCCACCGACCTGATGATGGGAAATTTCTTTTGTGTGACCTGTCCCTATCTGTTCGAGCTGAATACAATTGCACATTTTCCAGTACTTCGGTCGCATCACAGTTTTGCAGCCCTCGCCAGAATCCGGGAAACAACCCAGCTTCTTCTGGACGTGTATTCCGATGAAAATGTACGCTATCTGCATCCGATTAAAGTCTGGAACCGTTATTCTCCCGAAATGTTTCTTCCTCACCGCATGGAAAAAGACGGTACCTTCTTCGTTCTGACGGACGGGGTAGATATGAGTGCCTTCTATTCTCTCTTGCACGCACAGAGTACCTTCCAGGGGAAGCAGGACCTGGACAGTTATGAGCGCTTTTTTCAGGAAGCTATGGACAGTTATTTAAACAGCGGTGAACTGCATGAAAAGGTTATGAAAAAGATTGTCTTCAGTATGATGACACGTGATCCCAGGATTTCAGCCTTGATTCTGAAAAATCTGGAACCCGAGGATTATTTTTTCATCAAAGACCGCATGATCGGTACCGGTACGATTGGCGGTAAATCATGTGGTATGTTGATTGCAAGAAAGCTTCTGGAGCTTCATCTTCCGGAATATAAATCCCACATGGAACCCCATGACTCCTTCTTTATCGGCACGGATGTATTTTACTCTTATATAGTAAATAACGGGTATTGGAGGCTGCGTATCAAGCAGAGAAATGAAGATACTTACTTTACGGCGGGTGAAAAGCTGCAAGAGTCTATGCTGCACGGCAGTTTTCCTGAATCTATACGGGAACAGTTTCGGCGCATGCTCGGATACTTCGGGCAAAGTCCCATCATTGTCCGTTCCAGCAGCTTCTTAGAAGACAGCTTCGGCAGTGCATTTGCCGGAAAATATGAATCTGTTTTCTGTGCAAATGCAGGATCTCCGGCGGAAAACCTGAAAAACTTTGAAAGAGCCGTCAGAAGCGTTTATGCAAGCACCATGGACCGTTCTGCTCTTGAATATCGAAGGAACAGAAATTTAAGCCAAAGTGAAGAGCAGATGGCAATCCTGGTTCAGCGTGTCTCCGGCACTCGGTTCGGTGAATATTTTATGCCCTGCGCAGCCGGCACCGGCTTCTCTTATAGCCTTTACCGTTGGAGCAACGATTTGGATCCTGGTGCAGGGATGCTGCGTCTGGTGGCAGGTATGGGAACCAGAGCAGTGGATCGAACCGATGGTGACTACCCCCGTCTTGTGAATCTGGACAAACCGGATCGGACTCCCTTGACGAGTGTGGATCAGAAACATCAGTTTTCACAAAGAAACATGGATGTCATTACGTTTGCCAAAAACAAGCTGGAAAGTATCGATGCCTATTCGCTTCTATCGAAGCTCCCGGCATGGTATAAAAAGATTATTGCTGAGCATGACTGGGAGGCCGAAAGATACTTTCGCGAACGCGGACAGGCACGGCAGGTACTCTTTATCTCCTGCGAAGGCGTTATCAAAAATCAGGCCTATATTACCATGATGCAGGACATCTTAAAAACTTTGGAGGAACAATATGGGGTACCGGTAGATATTGAATATACCGTAAACTTTAATAAGGGCGGAAATTTTGTGGTAAACCTCCTGCAATGCCGCCCATTAACGGTCTGGAAGTCGACCGGGTCGATTTCTCTGCCGGACCTGAAAAGGGAAGACACTCTCTTCAAAGTCAAAAAATCTTTTATGGGAAATACCGCCGAACAGATGATTGATCTTGTGGTCTGGATTGATTCCGGTCAATATTATAAATTCCCATATGCCCGCAAAAGCTTGATCGTGCTTGCGATTGATCAGATTAATTCTTATTATAAAGGAAGCGGAAAGCGGATCTTACTTGCTGTTCCGGGCCGGATTGGCACCTCCTCACCGGATCTTGGAATTCCGGTAAGCTTTTCGAATATATCAAATTTTCATGTTATTTGTGAATATTCGGATGGCCGGACGGGATATATGCCGGAACTCTCCTATGGCAGCCATATGTTTCAGGATCTGGTGGAAGCTGACATCTTTTACACTGCTATTTTTGAAAATGAAAACACAGTAGTATTTAACAAGGAATTTTGGGATGGAAAGGACAGTATTTTCTCTGAGATTTGTCCGGAATTCGAAGAGCTTGAGGATATTATCAGCGTATACGAGACGGATTTATTGTCACTTTATGCTGATTTTCAAGGGCAGACTGTGTTATGCGGTACTATTCATCAGTAA